The genomic stretch ctgaatcaatggcttctggaaccccatacctgcgtatgatttctttcagtaaggcttttactcctccccctgcgtcggcctttcttgttgggaaagcttctacccagcctgataactgatctaccatcactaacaagtgtttgtacccatcgGTGGAAGGCATAGCTgcgtaatctattggtagcctttgaaaagggaagcaggcccacggtcgtccccctaactctgagcttggtttgttgcttgagaacttttggcaggctgggcagctattgcttcttctttttgcagccacgtaaattcctgcactggccaggaccttctgtacttgcttagctaccgcctctgctcccccatgagctttcttgtgaaaccacctagctataggaattactttttttcttttcttttttttggtagaattggttttcctccaattgtccatattccatcatcattttgctctgcttcccactattcctattgtttcttctcttccacggagcaggccttttcatacatggttctggggtatattacatttggccattcactttggttcatcattggaactgccaccatacgtcctctcagaggttgttgggctgcagccttcgcagtggcgtcagctaaagcatttcctttactgatttctgtagtgtctttaggatgggctgggcagtgtattacagcaatttctttgggcctttggactgcttccagccaattacatatttcttctccactagctgttttctttcctgatgacatttaaaaaaatcctcgttcttttcaaaaggcatatcgagagttatcattttaaaggatccaTACAtcctttctggattttctcggtatgacccagcagactccttccaattcattaaatctggaGTTGAAAAAGGCACCTTCACATCTACAGGCGGTCCCtctggtcccactgcttgacgcagcggggcctgaatcacagcgTTTTgctgagcccgagtagcccgagttctgcctgcagtcGGGCTAAATGCCTCACTTCCCTCATCTCTGCCATCGACACtaccttgatctctttccggagagaccaatagctgtgcatcctcttcctcatcgcccacttttaaacaacttttcccaatgctaccagcagagcaacaccgaggcacttactctttgtcttccatcatcattaacacatttcagtcagagaccaacagcttacatttttttcttgttccatgatcgcttctcaaagagaaaaacaaatcgaCCTAGGGGACCTCATcgcatttcttctgtcttctgcaaaacaacgtacgttgcaaaattgtattatagttcagcgttcccatttctggccattttttctcatcctccagtttcAGAGGTGCGCAAGCCTGGgggctcggtggtttcccacaaatcaagcacacccccctgccttttcaagtagcatttatacaaacacactgcaaggtttgcaactttcccttttacactgattgggtagtaatttacagacaattataatactgcttacacaccattttaccacTACGCATGCtccggggaggggtcttcacccgggtggtgcagggctttttgacctgtgggcgtgattttttgtattacatggaggacaggtcagttagggatacatgaactcttttgccaaactggcaatacatagctagaaataaaacattttgatgtaatgtttctttagggctttagcagttccaggatgTCCTGGGTTAAAGAATGCTGCTTCTCCGAAAAGAGAGAGTGCGCTTCTCCTAATCTGCCTCCTTTAAAGAGCAGGAACCTTCttcctgagcttccagggttgtcttgtaagaGGAGCACTCGGGGcaaggcccaggcccaggcccaggagagctctgcttgcttcgggTGCTGCGCAaagcccaaggaggcctgaaatgttggtcccaaagcaaaggggacagaaggAGTGGTGCCAGCAAGAATGGAGGACTctgaatcccagctggacgggggctgagagatggggcacaggcttggcactggagcccccccacttgtcagcagctgcccctgggccagctccagaagggcagagctgcagctggggctggggctggagcagagcggcggcagcgggggcgggaaggagagcagcgagcgaggccggatccggcaggcgctggcgcggagctgccgagcagcgaggcgagcgcagggccgcgagcgtgtgggcagagagccgggctgcccccgaggggctcctcgagggcggcggcagcacccccggccgccagcatgcccggactgcccgcacagggcggcgccggcgcgcggagggagcgcgggccgcggcgggggtgcgcggccccctgcgcccccgcggaggcgcgcggagggcgcccctgagctcacagaggggccgcgcgctgcgctgcgctgcgcagtgttgcgttgtgctgcgttgtgctgcggggcagtgcggtgttttgcgctgcgctgcgttgggctgcggggcggtgcagtgcGTTGTGCTGCGGTGCGGGGCGGTGTTTTGCGctgcgttgtgccgcgccgcgttccgcagacgccgctccgcgcgcgttgctcgagggcgccggcggcgggcggctgctggcggcgggcagcatggtgcgagcgcggggggcgtccggccccgggtgccgcctgctgctgctgctcggcctcctggcggccctgcgtgcccgggacagccgggctgctccgcgggcagcgccgggcccaggtagggcgggcgggcgggcgggcggcgacggaggcagcctgggggccgcggggccggctggcgagcggccggggcggcgggaggcggcggccggggccaggagccgggagccgggagcggctcggcgaggcttgtggggccgcggggaggggggtgcgctggggggcgccggggtctgggggcgagagctgtgcctggagcagcgcctggcgctgggtgacgggagctgttgtccccgcgggtggttgcagcggtggctgctggtgatgctggtgcttggccggatgcaggaccgaaggcttgggaagatgctggaggtgagtcctcgggggacctgaccttcccttcccttccctggcaagaccagaagcatgcctttcctgccgccgctttggcctttcggtggccggggagctcttgtgcccgcgcaggGTAAACGATCTTTCGTGTCATCTGGTGCTGAgagttgcccctttgcagagtgctgtccgttagagagctccctgcaAGAAGGTGCTGAGggcctgtgtgtttgtcctgggggtgcttggggcctgtGGTATAGCGCCTGGATGCAGGATTGGGAGAGCTGCCAGATCCCAGCCAACAGGTCCCCCCCGGCTCCTCTGCACTTGTGAGGCTCTCGACCCACATGTGTGACCTGGGGAAGGCTTCCGAGatctgcactgggagctttggCGCGCAAAGCACTTGCCGAGTCCCccgagcctgtgctgcttccagtgcctgctgcaaagccaggggacatgatggggttgagcctacagcttgtgtgaagtccagggcaccctttcccccagcagctccatgcccgCTGAGATTTATGCCCctatggtggcactgcaggcacctgctaAGTGCTCGCCAGATGCACCTGAGTGGAAGTGTGGTGTAATTTTATGCTCCCTGTcgttcaccaccattcgaatcagaagaagagtgtggaaatatgtactgagaactgctatgtgaacccatgtgtgtttggttacagatgaggCTGTGGTTGAAGGTTATCCCAGTTCTCGCCTGGATCCCGTTGTtgaggctcggggtcttcccaggcgtacgtagtcaccttttccttacctgcaagaataagaacgtcctttgtagtatgtagttcGTGTGCAACTGTACATggtgcttcctcttcaggtggtccaagagttgctgagcctcgcaggggtgccaggggtaagttgtgagcattcctttactttgagagctgccaggtgccaggcaaaaggtgacaCCTGTCACCTTTGAGACTCTTGACCTGCAaatatgtcccatgtcattgcctggccccccttccattcagtgcaactgctgtgtggagaaggaaaccttgtcaccaatgcgttcggtttgtgctctgcctataggcgatggttaccgaacttttCGGCAGTATCCAGTTCTCGTGCCTCGGGAGGATCCctggggtaagtagtcaagctttattcacttgacagaataagcttttacctttgaaaatgttcttcatatggcagagacctgagtaagtccttggctgctgctcagacactcccaagagtagagtgggacttgggaggccgtcagctatctgccgcggtgtgcttttccttgggaaggctttgtgctgctcgcagtgcctactgcaaaggccacaggcttgttggggtggagttacagcttgcgtgaactccagggcatcctttcccccagcagctctgtgcaggcttcagtttgtacccgtacaaatctgcagaagtatatggcaacatatatatataacaggaactgttcccatgtgtttggttgaagctgtggccgtagcggatggagatccctcttctgctctggagcctggactgGTGACTCCGGGACATcgtggaggtgagcagtcagcagatattcagctgaaaaaataagcatttcttttctcgcttTGTTGTGCCCTCCGGATGATGCCAAGGTCTgcaacagccgtgccctgctggcaggccagagaaacagttaggggtagcgctggttgagtcttgcactggccagtgggcttctgtgcatgaggaatgtaaacaacccttgttgtcctccggtgctaaaggttcccagtttgtagagttctggcttccttggtgtacgttagagacctccccagaagaaagcaccaaggggctgcgtgtttgtcctgggggtgcttgcggggtgttggatagtgcgttgacggaggatttggagaggcgccaggtcccaggcagcaagtgtccctggccctcctgcagctgggagactctcaacctgcgtgcgtgtccccattccccttcccgtcactgcaattcacttctgcagaagagtgtggcaacctgtaatgaaaacttgtctgtgtttgcttacaggtgttcctgtaggcagtggcctcccagcttctcatccggatgccattgttgtgcctcaggggcatgccaggggtaagtggtcaggattgattcccttccaggaatgagcaggatttttcactatttgattcgTGGGCCATGTAGCTTACGTCCTTGGCCGACGCTgctagatgcaaaagagccaagagggatttgggagggcttcagcaaTGTGTCCCAGGGTGCTTGGTGTGGCAAAGTGGTTTTTGATCTTCTCTTGGCGCCCACTACTGCACATCGTGCCAGTGGGCAAATTTTAAAGTACTAGGGCATCGGAAGTGTTCTACAGCAAGGCgagagcggctttctgaagatgacttttgtctctggtgtgtggaagtTATTGCAATGAGtgtgtcagagatgtgcatataaacctttgtggatcctgtgaggtagcctcccttcccacaccacgcagctcccagggattttggagctttgccacgtggggactgaggcggttttaaccccactgagcacatgttagcAAGCACGACTCCTAATCCACTCAATCTCCTGCCGTGTCCGCATCTCAGACCTTGCAGGGAGTCCCTCGAGGCCCTAagcacaaaaggtgcaccgagtgggatccctgctgtgaaaagAGGCCCAAAGTGATGCCCTGATTTACGTGTTGGGCAGGATTTTGGAAGAGAGCTTCtccgtccttctgcatgctgtgtgcctgagcaatGCTGAGGTTTCACTTTCCTCTGATTCTTGACAGTGCTTCCACATGTGTCAGAGCCAGGAGAAGCCCCCCACAgcaggaaatactccttttttccagtgcaccgaggtactgagcagtcttgcgggaatgcctaagtgagagataagtcctggaaacgtggagcatgcgagttgtgtttggaagagtgGAGGgcggaggaaggggaggtggtgcctgtgtggaagaaaaggcaaagcaggagagcaaggttcaggtgtctcctttgctgcaggaagctgcagaggagccagccctggctgctggtgtgAGCTGGTACCATTTTGGTTCCCCTCCATTCGGTgcaaattcacttctgcagaagtgtgttgcaacctgtaatgaaaaatcttctcatctgtgtttgcttacagacgttcctgcacacagagctcttccagcttctcaCCTGGATCCTGTTTTGGAGCATCAGGGGAATGCCAGGGGTAAGAGGTCAAGATTTATTCCcttcatggaaggagcctttacttttcaacattttattcCTGTGACATTTCACTGAATAAGTCCTCGGCCAATGCtgagcttgtgtgaagtccaggccatcctttcctccagcagctccctgcatgcttcTGTTGGTAGCCatatggtgcctgtgcaggcacctgcTAAGCGTTTGCAAAATGTTCAGGGGTGGCAGGGTGAGACAAGTGCCTTGGTGTAATTATGCGTCCCACGTTCATTCGCTGCCATTCCAATCTGAAGCAGCCCACGGAAATATGTACTGGGAGCTCTTCTTGTCTCTCTGattacagctctgcctgcagatgacagtggctctgcagctcctcagctgGATGCCCGTTTTGAGTTTCTGGGGAATCGCACCTGTGAGttgtgactcttggtttactgtgagatCCACCGTGTCCCTGGCCAAAGGTCAGGCGGGCCCATCAGCCGCTGTGCAAATCTGGACCTACCCAGGGCAtagcaacatccctttcagtgcactagaGTTCCTTTCCTAACACatgtattgccccaggtattttacccttttctcttccgtgtgtaattacagatgtccctcaagtcactgaagcttctgcagcgtcacaggggctggagcctctgcttaagcctcagggagatcgcaggggtaagtagtctctcttcctttccttttgattcttttattactattttctctttttacctcttttattgtcctcctggggaatccaagttccccagcacacatgccctccctgaagcccaggggcacaggtaggggtagcgctggttcaggctttcactggccggtgggctcttgcccatgagaagtgtcaatgagctttcttgtccgccagtgccaagagaccagaatcagcgatagtAACAACACgggatgtaaaattgcctgggaatcccaaccacacactgagattatcagtcctgcagaacccagggatgtatgggattgtctcctttcctccaggtcttggtgaTGAGAAAGGTGCAGAGGATGCAGCTCATAGAGCCCGACAAAAGCAGCATTTGGTCTTCACTGCCGCAGTCTCGGGTTGGGTGCTGTTTGGGGTAGTGCTGACTTGTATAGTCACTTCccagctgaggaagagaaaacagtgagttgttcttttctgaccttctttagtacatggctgctcttagcaacaaagcatgtgtagggatagtatggtggagtgcctggtgagctgttgagaggactctgtagAGACGTCTGCTGTAAGCTTTCCTAAGCAGACCCTTCCTTGCTGACAgcgagtgctctttcctgaaagccattctcgttgttgcagagaagcggtaccagctaaccctgccgctgcctctgaCGGAGaagagcccagtatggaggaaggcagagcacagccaggaagcgaaagaaaaaaggatgagtttactctagaaaatgaaaatcccagcagcagctccactcggcttcctattctaagcagaataaaaaacctgtgcatattctgaagagaataaaaaacctgttgggctaAATGGTGTTAATCCTTGGGTgtttggtcctttgtgtctgggtgtaatgcacagcgcttacagcagggttggatgagggagaggagctgtcagagagttgccctgcatcaagggatgccctcagtcccctcatcactgtagtttcccagctcgggctgtccttcAGGTTTCATTCATCTGAAAGGGGGAGTGCAGATGAGCCTTGGAGTGCAAgtgaactccctgggagtgctgcactgaatcctggtggatttggtgaccgagaggggaaggaggtgctgtgaaggatggccatgcagctctgagcaatgagttagaggattgctaaagtgagaccagaggctgctgggggttagtgcaatggtcttctgtgcgcagaagctgaacatctccaagtagagaaaagggagagggggctggttgggaaAGGGAGCAAAATGGACTGagataggaagaacagtactggccttaaaaaaggcacaaagacgcacagaaatggcattgctctgctcccaaacactcaagcCATGAATAGTAGAGGtgaggcagaaaagggaatacagcaGTATTGGGAGGAAAGCCCAGGATCCTCTGTGCTGTCTTTCGAGGGGGCCCAGGTGGACTCTTACATTTCCAGAGGAACACAGGCAAACAGTTGCTGtctctgaaaacatttgtcacccctactgccagcttgcaggagagggcgaGGAGTAAAGGCCCTTGTAGGATCCAataggaaggccatggcaggaaggtgcagccctggcacctgcagtgtccctggggaagctcacagagtcctgagaaacctggtgagggaagggcataggagaggaaaggcaagcagtgagatttgcgcatgtttctcaggtggcccagcaaccctttgcctctgggatcggaagaaccagctcctccctcttccctgcatgttcatcaagtgctgcaggatttgctctgtgcgctgcactaagggacaggcattcaagcagCAGTCTCCTCTCATGaggctgctgggggaaaggatggcctggacttcacacaagctcaACATTGGCCGAGGACTTATTCAGTGAAATGTCACAGGAATAAATGTTGAAAAGTaaaggctccttccatgaagGGAATAAATCTTGACCGCTTACCCCTGGCATTCCCCTGATGCTCCAAAACAGGATCCAGGtgagaagctggaagagctctgtgTGCAGGAACGTCTGTAAGCAAACAGAGATAAGGAGAGTTTTCATTACAGGCTGCAAcacacttctgcagaagtgaatttgcactgaatggaaggggaACCAAAATGGTGACGGCTGCACTCCCcacaccagcagccagggccagccCCTTGGTGGCCACCTGCGGCaaaggagacacctgaaccttGCTCTCCTGCTTTGCCATTTCTcccacacaggcaccacctccccttcctatgccctctgctcttccaaacaccaTTCATATGCTCCACGTTGTCAGGACTcgtctctcacttaggcatccccgcaagactgctcagtaccttggtgctttggaaaaaaggagtatttcctgccATGGGTGGCATCTGACTTGTACATCCCCCAGCTTCTACAGTGAAAGGCTCAGTTCTTCAAGACTGGCCATAGCTAGCATCCAGATGGGTTCTGTCCCTTTCCAGACTCTGGCAGGAATTTCCCTCCCCCTGCACCAAAAGCTACATGACTTTAAGACGCCAGATgtgcaaatacttctcttcctaCAGACCCAGGTTTCCAAGGGCAAGTAGGTGGCTTTGCAACAAAACCTGGACATGCAGCTGCTGTCACAGTATGGATTTCTTCTaagagcttgttgcctccttatTTCCAAAAGCAAAGGCTGCTCTGAGGCACTTGGCTTTGGCCTTTCTTTGACTTGAGGAGCCAAAAAAAGCCTTTGCCTCTGGAGGTCGCTGAGAAACAGGCTCTTGTTGAGTCTGCTCCAACTCACAGGGCTGGTTGCTGAGACTTCACAGCATGACtacatttccttcctgtttctggGAAATGGCATTTACTTTACTGTCATTCTCTTGACACAGGTGAGCAGCTGAGGCCATCAGTGTGTCTTGCCCCTGGGTCTCTGTGGTGGAGCAGGGAATTGGGTCGAGACCTCTAGAGTCACGAAGACCCCAGCCTCGTCACAACTGCCCTccagctgggtctctgcagcaccCTGACTTGGGGCTTTGGCAAAACACCCTCTCAAACTCTGCTTAGAAAGATTTCAATTCAACAGCGGTATGTTACACATCCGTACTGCCTGTCAGTGGGCAGCACAGGGCTGGGTTCACCTGAGATTTCCTTAATAGTTGCTGTCATCCTACAAAGAACGTGAGAACAACTTCTGTAATTTGCCctttgtggggggatgctcccagcttcccccccccatctggtgccagttacaagcagtctgcattcctgtgcctcgCACTCCAAAATGGAGGAcatcaagactttgaaataaggcctgcttgggtgccaggaccttgagaaacaaaacctCCTCTcgttgctggggcagtgttaattactGCAGTCTGGAATTatctcctccttgtcaggaccttgagaaacaaaacctgctttcactgctagggcagtgttaatcatcgtggactggaattaactcctttttaccccagctatgggatctctccttggaaccaccactgcaagagtaaagcagtcattcgcaaactcctttcttcagtgctgaagagtgctcaaggcagctagcctgtcGTTGTGGGTgtttggacccccccccccccatgactgtgggtgtgatcgtcataacaacgatggaggagagctgaaccctgcagcagccaagagctagggactgagACTGCACGAAGAGAACCACAACTGGCCTCacaactccacctccaccttcccctaaggggtataaataggttggccccagaggctgtctggggctctttgtgggtgacagtgggtctgtcaacttgtggatcccctggggagggggatgcCCTCCTGCAGTtccttccctgggattgagtgtatgttggctgctgaggcaatgCATGGGTAAGATCAGTTAGAATCAGTCTGCCTAGTTCATTTGTTTGGGTAGTtacagttagtataaattagctagctttgtctgttaCTGAGTAGTTGTCATTAGCATAgcttttagtgtaattagaaagtgttccagttgagctaagtttctgttaataaggattgttgctttgtaccattgtagcttgtgcagtaaattttgatctttgagacAAGTTGTGGAGTCGTGCAGTAgatctccttctccccctcctcctctccctcgtGCCACACACAACCTATGTGGTCTGGGACCGTAGGTAGTCTGTCGTCCCGTGACACCCTTCTAAAGGAGTCAGGGCATTAACACACCTTGGACAGTCTCCCATGCTGTACAGCCCTCAAGCGGCCTGACAGCTGCAGTAGCAGAGGCTATGTGTTTGGCTCAGTATGCTGACACTTGGCTTTGCCGAATCTGGTGGTTTAGCCAGGTGACTCCCTGGGCCCACTGAGTCACTTCCAGCATGTGAAGCcccagctcttcctcctttggtctctcttGAGGGCAAATGGGGTGTAACTGCATCACAAGAGGAACAGGAGTGTCGAGAATCAATACTCAGAATGTGCTCACAGCTGCCAACGCTTGCTCACTTTTACCAGGGCCTCCTTagagtcttcttttttttggcggggggggggggggggcacggcgctGGATGATGAGTCTTGATATGTAGAAATTGAATTGAGATGAGGAGTAGGTGTATCTTCTGCATTTGTGTGCTtaacttagcaaaaaaaaaaggaaagaagttgcTCTCCCTTCTGTCACAGGGTACTTTACAGATATTTATTACTAAATAATCCTCGGCTGCCCCAACAAACAGTCCTAAATCCCTGCTGGGAAACCTCACAGGCTGGTGAGCGGCCCATGAGAGAAACTGCAGGGCAGTCACTGGCGcgctgggagcagctgcccctcGCTGCCTGGCCCTAGCAAGGATGGACCTGGCCCCACAggacccagcctggccccacaggaccagccgctcccggccgggctgggggcacatGCGGGCGGGGCCAGGCCCTGAGGAGGAAGATCTGGGGGGAGGCGGCTGGCAACAGGCACAGCAGGTGGCAGCTGCTGATTGGccggggctgcgtgtggggcatGCCCATTGGCTGTTGCTGCCCGCAGGGGCAAGTGGGGTGGGCAGCTGTGTGGGCGTGGTGGGCCTGGTTCTCCAGGGAGCTGCAGTGGGCAGTCTCTGgctgtggggggctgggggcggttGCTGGTGGCTGGTCCGGATCCTGGGGCTGTGCGACGGTGCGTGTCGGGGGAGGCAGCTGTTCAGGACATGCGGGCTGTGGGTGCCGGGGCAGAGGAGAGCCCGGCCCTGACGGGTGCAGCGGCCCCACACTGTGGAcgggctcccagggctgcagcgcTGGGCCCCA from Dromaius novaehollandiae isolate bDroNov1 chromosome 1, bDroNov1.hap1, whole genome shotgun sequence encodes the following:
- the LOC135327496 gene encoding uncharacterized protein LOC135327496, whose amino-acid sequence is MRVVFGRVEGGGRGGGACVEEKAKQESKVQVSPLLQEAAEEPALAAGVSCSPRKYVLGALLVSLITALPADDSGSAAPQLDARFEFLGNRTYVPQVTEASAASQGLEPLLKPQGDRRGLGDEKGAEDAAHRARQKQHLVFTAAVSGWVLFGVVLTCIVTSQLRKRKQEAVPANPAAASDGEEPSMEEGRAQPGSERKKDEFTLENENPSSSSTRLPILSRIKNLCIF